A genomic region of Prosthecobacter algae contains the following coding sequences:
- a CDS encoding peptidylprolyl isomerase: METSKGTIEIELDAAKAPSTVANFVKYVKKGHYDGLIFHRVIPDFMIQGGGFTADMQQKKTDAPIQNEAANGLKNVKGSLAMARTPDPHSASSQFFINLKDNSFLDYPGQDGWGYCVFGKVTKGLEVIDQIAAVQTTSKGGHRDVPAEAVTIKSAKVSE, translated from the coding sequence ATGGAAACCAGCAAAGGTACCATCGAAATCGAGCTCGACGCCGCCAAGGCCCCGAGCACCGTCGCCAACTTCGTCAAATACGTGAAAAAAGGCCACTATGATGGCCTCATCTTCCATCGCGTGATCCCTGACTTCATGATCCAGGGCGGTGGCTTCACCGCTGACATGCAGCAGAAGAAGACGGATGCCCCCATCCAGAACGAAGCCGCCAACGGCCTCAAGAACGTCAAAGGCAGCCTCGCCATGGCCCGCACGCCGGACCCACACAGCGCCTCCAGCCAGTTCTTCATCAACCTCAAGGACAACAGCTTCCTCGACTATCCTGGCCAGGACGGCTGGGGCTACTGCGTCTTTGGCAAAGTCACCAAAGGCCTTGAAGTCATCGACCAGATCGCCGCTGTGCAGACCACCTCCAAAGGCGGTCATCGCGACGTGCCTGCTGAAGCCGTGACCATCAAGAGCGCCAAGGTCAGCGAATAA